One window of the Halorussus sp. MSC15.2 genome contains the following:
- a CDS encoding phosphatase PAP2 family protein, with protein MFASLPLGTQFTLLVAVPSIAAMLVGKRLFLPDERFRTLLVDFLKTDWKYLGVAWVVTEIVNTLALHFHVARTFTGAIYAVEGATVAAFQAFAVVPLTVLATGVYLVGFPFIVLFTYFKLKAHDEEEAHRYALAYIIVVVTAVPFFLLFPVKVSSLYLSTVEPLMYELSPAIQYGIFSTDTLVKAFPSLHTGLSVLAALYAQKADTRYAYTATVLAVAIVFSTLYLGVHWVTDAAFAVLLVWVAYKLSRRVSDPRWSVVSREFVSGVRRYAPL; from the coding sequence ATGTTTGCCTCCCTGCCTCTCGGTACGCAGTTCACCCTCCTCGTCGCGGTCCCGAGCATCGCGGCCATGCTCGTGGGCAAGCGACTCTTCCTCCCGGACGAGCGCTTCCGCACGCTCCTCGTGGACTTCCTGAAGACCGACTGGAAGTATCTCGGCGTGGCGTGGGTCGTCACGGAAATCGTGAACACGCTCGCGCTCCACTTCCACGTCGCCCGGACGTTCACCGGGGCCATCTACGCCGTCGAGGGCGCGACCGTCGCGGCGTTCCAAGCCTTCGCGGTCGTCCCGCTCACGGTGCTGGCGACCGGCGTGTACCTCGTCGGATTCCCGTTCATCGTGCTGTTCACGTACTTCAAGCTGAAGGCTCACGACGAGGAGGAGGCCCACCGCTACGCGCTGGCGTACATCATCGTCGTCGTGACGGCGGTGCCGTTCTTCCTCCTGTTCCCGGTGAAGGTGTCGTCGCTGTACCTCTCGACGGTCGAACCCCTGATGTACGAACTCAGCCCCGCCATCCAGTACGGCATCTTCTCGACGGACACGCTCGTGAAGGCGTTCCCGAGCCTCCACACCGGCCTGTCGGTGCTGGCCGCGCTCTACGCCCAGAAAGCCGACACCCGGTACGCTTACACCGCGACGGTGCTCGCGGTCGCCATCGTGTTCTCGACGCTCTACCTCGGCGTCCACTGGGTGACCGACGCCGCCTTCGCGGTCCTGCTGGTCTGGGTGGCCTACAAGCTCTCGCGCCGGGTCAGCGACCCCCGATGGTCGGTCGTCTCCCGCGAGTTCGTCTCGGGCGTTCGGCGGTACGCCCCGCTGTAA
- a CDS encoding RNA methyltransferase, translating into MKPPAVAVVEPKTPGNIGTIARAMKNFGMHDLKLVNPPEFGRDSEAYGFAGQAREDILPNYDDVTFDHLVENYHTVGLTATTNEDARKHRRFPFKTPDELADSLRDVEAPTVLVFGREDNGLTNDEMARVDEVCSIPASSDYSSLNLGQAATVTLYELRDLTVEETQLPDVVRERADETEIEGFYDHFGEFLNAIDHPEEKRAKTLRLVRRLFGRAHPTGREVRTLRGVLRRAIYHAADGKKSDENPATPDHE; encoded by the coding sequence ATGAAGCCGCCCGCAGTCGCCGTCGTGGAACCGAAGACGCCCGGTAACATCGGGACCATCGCGCGGGCCATGAAGAACTTCGGCATGCACGACCTCAAACTGGTGAACCCGCCGGAGTTCGGCCGCGACAGCGAGGCGTACGGCTTCGCCGGGCAGGCCCGCGAGGACATCCTCCCGAACTACGACGACGTGACGTTCGACCACCTCGTGGAGAACTACCACACGGTCGGTCTGACCGCGACGACCAACGAGGACGCTCGCAAGCACCGGCGCTTCCCCTTCAAGACCCCCGACGAGTTGGCCGACAGCCTCCGGGACGTCGAGGCCCCGACCGTCCTCGTCTTCGGCCGCGAGGACAACGGCCTGACCAACGACGAGATGGCTCGCGTGGACGAGGTGTGTTCGATACCCGCCAGTTCCGACTATTCGTCGCTGAATCTGGGACAGGCAGCGACCGTCACCCTCTACGAACTCCGGGACCTCACCGTCGAGGAGACGCAACTCCCCGACGTGGTGCGCGAGCGCGCCGACGAGACCGAAATCGAGGGGTTCTACGACCACTTCGGCGAGTTCCTGAACGCAATCGACCACCCCGAGGAGAAGCGTGCGAAGACGCTCCGACTCGTCCGACGACTCTTCGGTCGCGCCCACCCGACGGGCCGGGAGGTCCGGACGCTTCGGGGCGTCCTCCGGCGAGCCATCTACCACGCCGCCGACGGTAAGAAATCAGACGAGAATCCTGCGACTCCGGACCACGAGTAG
- a CDS encoding NERD domain-containing protein: MNFVSSGYRADHSGADAEREVWNRLKSAFGPGDAGIAYHRYPIVDRTAGEYDREMDFLLFLRDAGAVVIECKGYQMDHVRAIEGEKWILRGTAQSSAAPYSQARDQGFKLLSHFTKEPDLMDERHNHKVSMNPLVALPNITREEWEARGFHEGPSAPPVLTADDLTPTALRERIRSLPGDGLTDDEYEAARAVLSGGQPISGERSPNLKDEATKGGLYERVKKGLNRLDEKQEEVGLQIPDGPQQIRGIAGSGKTVLMAKKAARMHAAHPEWDIALTFQTRSLYETITEKVERYYAFFTSDDADPNWEKFHVFHGWGGRKRHGLYYRIAQEAGVTPRTYGDAQDEFDDEDGNLLHSCCLEVLEEGVVQESYDAILIDEAQDFDPGFYKLCRAALRLPKRLVWAYDEAQNLQTLSAPSPTNVFGTDEAGDPVVDLRGSYEGGVQKSQIMRKAYRTPRSVLMLAHALGMGLLRDGGAVQAITTKEGWENVGYEVESGDFRKYGEPVELVRPSEHSPHPLADETAASPFATFQSFADRDDEIEWVADRIAEDVADHALAPERIMAVPLGEYWTSKQTGERLADALDARGVTANLVWEGSKDVFAEEGAVTVSRVNRAKGNQAAMVYVLGVEHVEDDSRRADLVQRRNEAFVAITRTEAWCTVTGTGDDEPVFHEIEDITRQVSWFDPALTFPAPHPDDLEREMDDGSQATTIDQFAD; this comes from the coding sequence ATGAACTTCGTCTCGTCGGGCTATCGGGCCGACCACTCGGGGGCCGACGCCGAGCGCGAGGTCTGGAATCGGCTCAAGTCGGCGTTCGGTCCGGGCGACGCGGGCATCGCCTACCATCGGTACCCCATCGTGGACCGGACCGCCGGGGAGTACGACCGCGAGATGGACTTCCTCCTCTTTCTGCGGGACGCTGGCGCGGTGGTAATCGAGTGCAAGGGCTACCAGATGGACCACGTTCGGGCTATCGAGGGCGAGAAGTGGATTCTCCGCGGGACCGCCCAGTCGAGCGCCGCGCCGTACTCGCAGGCCCGCGACCAAGGGTTCAAACTGCTCTCGCACTTCACCAAGGAACCTGACCTGATGGACGAACGACACAACCACAAGGTGTCGATGAACCCCCTCGTCGCGCTCCCGAACATCACTCGGGAGGAGTGGGAGGCCCGCGGATTCCACGAGGGACCGAGCGCGCCGCCGGTCCTGACCGCCGACGACCTCACGCCGACCGCGCTCCGCGAGCGAATCCGGTCGCTCCCGGGCGACGGTCTCACCGACGACGAGTACGAGGCGGCCCGCGCCGTCCTGAGCGGCGGCCAGCCAATCAGCGGCGAGCGAAGTCCGAACCTCAAGGACGAGGCGACCAAGGGCGGCCTGTACGAGCGCGTCAAGAAGGGACTGAACAGGTTGGACGAGAAGCAAGAGGAGGTCGGCCTCCAGATTCCCGACGGTCCCCAACAGATTCGTGGCATCGCGGGGTCGGGCAAGACGGTGCTGATGGCGAAGAAGGCCGCCCGGATGCACGCCGCCCACCCCGAGTGGGACATCGCGCTCACGTTCCAGACCCGGAGCCTCTACGAGACCATCACCGAGAAGGTAGAGCGCTACTACGCGTTCTTCACGTCCGACGACGCCGACCCGAACTGGGAGAAGTTCCACGTCTTCCACGGGTGGGGCGGCCGGAAGCGCCACGGTCTCTACTACCGCATCGCGCAGGAGGCGGGCGTCACGCCCCGGACCTACGGCGACGCGCAGGACGAGTTCGACGACGAGGACGGCAACCTGCTCCACTCGTGCTGTCTCGAAGTGCTGGAGGAGGGCGTCGTGCAGGAGTCCTACGACGCCATCCTCATCGACGAGGCACAGGACTTCGACCCCGGTTTCTACAAGCTCTGTCGGGCCGCGCTCCGCCTGCCCAAGCGACTCGTCTGGGCGTACGACGAGGCCCAGAACCTCCAGACGCTCTCCGCGCCGAGTCCGACGAACGTCTTCGGCACCGACGAGGCGGGCGACCCGGTCGTGGACCTGCGGGGGTCCTACGAGGGCGGCGTCCAGAAGAGCCAGATTATGCGGAAGGCCTACCGGACCCCGCGGTCGGTCCTGATGCTGGCCCACGCGCTCGGGATGGGTCTCCTCCGCGACGGCGGCGCGGTGCAGGCCATCACGACCAAGGAGGGCTGGGAGAACGTCGGCTACGAGGTCGAATCCGGTGACTTCCGGAAGTACGGCGAACCGGTCGAACTGGTCCGGCCGTCGGAACACTCGCCCCATCCCCTCGCTGACGAGACGGCGGCCAGTCCGTTCGCCACGTTCCAGTCGTTCGCCGACCGCGACGACGAAATCGAGTGGGTGGCCGACCGCATCGCCGAGGACGTGGCCGACCACGCTCTCGCCCCCGAGCGAATCATGGCGGTCCCCCTCGGCGAGTACTGGACCTCCAAGCAGACCGGCGAGCGTCTGGCCGACGCGCTCGACGCCCGCGGCGTGACCGCGAACCTCGTCTGGGAGGGGAGCAAGGACGTGTTCGCCGAGGAGGGCGCGGTCACCGTCTCGCGGGTCAACCGCGCGAAGGGGAATCAGGCCGCGATGGTGTACGTCCTCGGCGTCGAACACGTCGAAGACGACTCGCGGCGCGCGGACCTCGTCCAGCGGCGCAACGAGGCGTTCGTCGCTATCACCCGGACCGAGGCGTGGTGTACCGTCACCGGGACGGGCGACGACGAACCCGTCTTCCACGAAATCGAGGACATCACCAGACAGGTCTCGTGGTTCGACCCGGCCCTCACGTTCCCCGCCCCTCACCCCGACGACCTCGAACGCGAGATGGACGACGGCTCGCAAGCGACGACCATCGACCAGTTCGCCGATTGA
- the folP gene encoding dihydropteroate synthase produces the protein MQNVTAAGLGIGDDYPPRIMGVLNVSEESPYDPSVYDDPGEAAEYVDSELIAEGADIVDVGLESANKRFEVLSAEQELDRLDTAVETIESVSGDAVFSIETRYAEVADEALSRGFDMVNDICGFADPRMPDVCRDHDAAVAKMASPPDLERPGAIEKPDDIYEALKREGLTDKTIVDPAFGGWSEAKTLDDDRETFRRLREFRGLGQPILVSINRKNFLRDLAGRSTEEALPVSLAATSMAVERGAHVVRTHDVAETRDAARIGAAFARDRLADGTDGVGVEELDVSTAREASRHLERIGADAEFADETTTRLFELSGLSDAERETLAAVAADTGVVFASGAAGSLLAGTPAALARLRSYAGETGEVTDRLAAVLDAVSEPER, from the coding sequence ATGCAGAACGTCACCGCCGCGGGGCTGGGCATCGGCGACGACTACCCGCCGCGGATAATGGGCGTGCTGAACGTCAGCGAGGAGTCACCCTACGACCCGAGCGTCTACGACGACCCGGGCGAGGCCGCCGAGTACGTCGATTCGGAACTCATCGCGGAGGGCGCGGACATCGTGGACGTCGGCCTCGAATCGGCCAACAAACGCTTCGAGGTCCTCTCGGCCGAACAGGAACTCGACCGCCTCGACACCGCGGTCGAGACCATCGAGAGCGTCTCGGGCGACGCCGTCTTCTCCATCGAGACTCGGTACGCCGAAGTCGCCGACGAGGCGCTCTCGCGGGGGTTCGACATGGTCAACGACATCTGCGGCTTCGCCGACCCCCGGATGCCCGACGTGTGCCGGGACCACGACGCCGCGGTCGCCAAGATGGCGAGTCCGCCGGACCTCGAACGCCCCGGTGCGATAGAGAAACCGGACGACATCTACGAGGCGCTGAAACGCGAGGGGCTGACCGACAAGACCATCGTGGACCCCGCGTTCGGCGGGTGGTCCGAGGCCAAGACGCTGGACGACGACCGCGAGACCTTCCGTCGCCTCCGGGAGTTCCGCGGTCTCGGCCAGCCGATTCTGGTCTCCATCAACCGGAAGAACTTCCTCCGGGACCTCGCGGGCCGGTCCACCGAGGAGGCCCTGCCGGTCTCGCTGGCCGCGACCTCGATGGCGGTCGAGCGCGGCGCGCACGTCGTCCGGACCCACGACGTGGCCGAGACCAGAGACGCCGCCCGAATCGGCGCGGCGTTCGCCCGCGACCGTCTGGCCGACGGGACCGACGGCGTCGGCGTGGAGGAACTGGACGTGTCCACCGCCCGCGAAGCGTCGCGCCACCTCGAACGCATCGGGGCGGACGCCGAGTTCGCCGACGAGACGACGACCCGGCTCTTCGAACTCTCGGGACTCTCCGACGCCGAACGAGAGACTCTCGCGGCGGTCGCGGCCGACACCGGAGTCGTCTTCGCGTCCGGTGCCGCGGGCAGTCTGCTCGCGGGGACGCCCGCCGCGCTCGCTCGCCTCCGGTCGTACGCGGGCGAGACCGGCGAGGTCACCGACCGCCTCGCGGCGGTCCTCGATGCCGTCAGTGAGCCGGAACGTTAA
- a CDS encoding 6-hydroxymethylpterin diphosphokinase MptE-like protein, translated as MNYETWRPVYESILDDFGFDREADERARDALADLTREFDRSRLDVSGETVAVAGAGPSLTDPDDPRRPDELDRAREADAVFAASTAADDLREADVRVDCMVTDLDKNPETARELTEAGTPVAAHAHGDNVPAVREWVPEFDAESVLPTTQARPVAHVRNFGGFTDGDRAAFLADALGADRLVFVGWDFEDPDVDEMKAKKLEWAERLLRWLERRRDERFEVLDGRREGIDVSEFPG; from the coding sequence ATGAACTACGAAACGTGGAGACCCGTCTACGAGTCGATACTGGACGACTTCGGATTCGACCGCGAGGCCGACGAACGCGCCCGCGACGCGCTGGCCGACCTGACCCGCGAGTTCGACCGCTCGCGTCTCGACGTGTCGGGCGAGACGGTCGCCGTCGCGGGGGCCGGTCCCTCGCTGACCGACCCGGACGACCCCCGTCGCCCGGACGAACTCGACCGCGCCCGCGAGGCGGACGCCGTGTTCGCGGCCTCGACCGCCGCCGACGACCTCCGTGAGGCGGACGTCCGAGTGGACTGCATGGTCACGGACCTCGACAAGAACCCCGAGACCGCCCGCGAGTTGACCGAGGCGGGCACGCCCGTCGCGGCCCACGCCCACGGCGACAACGTCCCCGCGGTCCGCGAGTGGGTTCCGGAGTTCGACGCCGAGAGCGTCCTGCCGACCACGCAGGCCCGACCGGTCGCCCACGTCCGGAACTTCGGCGGGTTCACCGACGGCGACCGGGCCGCGTTCCTCGCGGACGCGCTCGGTGCGGACCGACTCGTCTTCGTCGGGTGGGACTTCGAGGACCCGGACGTGGACGAGATGAAGGCGAAGAAGTTGGAGTGGGCCGAGCGCCTGCTCCGCTGGCTCGAACGCAGGCGCGACGAGCGGTTCGAGGTGCTGGACGGTCGCCGCGAGGGAATCGACGTCAGCGAGTTCCCGGGGTGA
- a CDS encoding helix-turn-helix domain-containing protein, with product MSVLAELTVPASEFVLADTLTNVPGMRIEIKRVVAGTERITPYFWATGGEFDAFERGLREDPTIQDILTLEEQDGDERFYRVTWQSGRANLLTAASDAKATILEAVSDEESWQLKVLFPSRDALSEFHDFCVSNDFSFRLERVYHAENPQERAEYDVTDEQQEALTAAYDAGYFEVPRRTTLTELADGLDISRNALSARLRRGHRNLLANTLVHDE from the coding sequence ATGAGCGTCTTGGCGGAGCTAACCGTTCCAGCGAGCGAGTTCGTACTGGCCGATACCCTCACGAACGTGCCGGGTATGCGAATCGAAATCAAGCGAGTCGTCGCGGGGACCGAGCGCATCACCCCGTACTTCTGGGCCACCGGCGGGGAGTTCGATGCGTTCGAGCGGGGTCTCCGCGAGGACCCGACGATTCAGGACATCCTGACGCTCGAAGAGCAAGACGGCGACGAGCGGTTCTACCGCGTCACGTGGCAGTCGGGCAGAGCGAACCTCCTGACTGCCGCCTCCGACGCGAAGGCGACGATTCTGGAGGCGGTGAGCGACGAGGAGTCGTGGCAGCTCAAAGTCCTGTTTCCGAGCCGAGACGCGCTCTCGGAGTTCCACGACTTCTGCGTCTCGAACGACTTCTCGTTCCGACTCGAACGCGTGTACCACGCGGAGAACCCGCAGGAGAGGGCCGAATACGACGTTACGGACGAACAGCAGGAGGCGCTCACTGCGGCGTACGACGCGGGTTACTTCGAGGTGCCGCGACGGACGACGCTGACCGAACTGGCAGACGGACTCGACATCTCGCGCAACGCCCTGTCCGCCCGCCTCCGCCGCGGCCACCGGAATCTGCTCGCCAACACGCTCGTCCACGACGAGTGA
- a CDS encoding HalOD1 output domain-containing protein, with product MNLNDERTTSDAAESANDPAGVYQQREGETTTEAVVRAMSSVVGRRETELKPIYAAVDPDALDALFDGRWCGTSDDGGGYIVFDYEGHRVCVEKDGTVAVYEPE from the coding sequence ATGAATCTCAACGACGAACGAACGACTAGCGACGCCGCAGAGTCAGCCAACGACCCCGCGGGCGTTTACCAGCAGCGCGAGGGCGAGACGACGACCGAAGCCGTCGTTCGGGCGATGAGTTCGGTCGTGGGGCGTCGGGAGACCGAACTGAAACCGATTTACGCGGCGGTAGACCCCGACGCGCTGGACGCGCTCTTCGACGGGAGGTGGTGCGGGACGTCGGACGACGGTGGAGGGTACATCGTCTTCGACTACGAAGGCCATCGCGTCTGTGTCGAGAAGGACGGAACAGTGGCCGTTTACGAACCGGAGTGA
- a CDS encoding NADPH:quinone oxidoreductase family protein, with translation MRTVEVTEFGDSDVLELTDAEKPEPAEGEVRLEVEAAGVNFADIMQRRGHYVGGPEPTYVPGMEAAGTIDAVGEGVQHEEGDRVVAMTGRGAYADYALADADSLFEVPEAMSFAEAAGFPVQFLTAHAVLHEWGELEEGERVLVHAAAGGVGTAAVQLASAAGAEVFGTASTDEKLELAERLGCDHPINYEEEDFREVVEAETDGEGVDLVLDGVGGETFARSIDALSHFGRVVAYGAASGEPGEVNTTRLLFENKSVVGFHLGNATQRDPQRILQSVPELQQMLAAGELEVVVGETFPLEDAAEAHTAIENRQTVGKVVLEP, from the coding sequence ATGCGTACAGTCGAAGTGACCGAGTTCGGCGACAGCGACGTACTGGAACTCACGGACGCGGAGAAACCGGAACCGGCCGAGGGCGAGGTCCGCCTCGAAGTCGAGGCCGCGGGCGTCAACTTCGCCGACATCATGCAGCGTCGAGGCCACTACGTCGGCGGCCCGGAACCGACCTACGTCCCGGGCATGGAGGCCGCGGGGACTATCGACGCGGTGGGCGAAGGGGTCCAGCACGAGGAGGGCGACCGAGTCGTCGCCATGACCGGCCGAGGAGCCTACGCGGACTACGCGCTCGCCGACGCCGACTCGCTGTTCGAGGTGCCCGAGGCGATGTCGTTCGCCGAGGCCGCCGGGTTCCCGGTCCAGTTCCTGACCGCCCACGCGGTCCTCCACGAGTGGGGCGAACTGGAGGAGGGCGAACGCGTCCTCGTCCACGCCGCGGCGGGCGGGGTCGGCACCGCGGCGGTCCAACTCGCCAGCGCGGCGGGCGCGGAGGTGTTCGGCACCGCCAGCACCGACGAGAAACTCGAACTCGCCGAGCGACTCGGCTGCGACCACCCCATCAACTACGAAGAGGAGGACTTCCGGGAGGTCGTCGAGGCAGAGACCGACGGCGAGGGCGTGGACCTCGTCCTCGACGGCGTGGGCGGCGAGACGTTCGCGCGGAGCATCGACGCGCTCTCGCACTTCGGGCGAGTCGTGGCCTACGGCGCGGCCAGCGGCGAACCCGGTGAGGTCAATACGACTCGACTCCTCTTCGAGAACAAGTCCGTCGTCGGCTTCCACCTCGGTAACGCGACCCAGCGCGACCCCCAGCGCATCCTGCAGTCGGTGCCCGAACTCCAGCAGATGCTCGCCGCGGGCGAGTTGGAGGTCGTGGTCGGCGAGACGTTCCCGCTCGAAGACGCCGCCGAGGCCCACACCGCCATCGAGAACCGCCAGACGGTCGGCAAGGTCGTCTTGGAACCCTGA
- a CDS encoding metal-dependent hydrolase produces the protein MYPLGHVGMALLFVAPVALALDRRRRYPPVAALALATALLPDVDGKIPFSHHHGGPHTVLFALVGSLAVGLALAFVSANVSWAARRIESVPAFRPRAAFALGFAGALAGLASHLFADLLMIPIADNPVEPLWPFSQQTVALGVMHPGDPAWNWGLLAAGIAVQVLLFLAFVPRVHDRVLAVREGRSHDSNRPR, from the coding sequence ATGTATCCGCTGGGGCACGTCGGCATGGCACTGCTGTTCGTCGCGCCGGTCGCCCTCGCGCTCGACCGCAGGCGTCGGTACCCGCCGGTCGCGGCGCTGGCGCTCGCCACCGCGCTCCTGCCCGACGTGGACGGCAAGATTCCGTTCTCGCACCACCACGGCGGCCCGCACACCGTGCTGTTCGCACTCGTTGGGAGTCTCGCGGTCGGACTCGCACTCGCGTTCGTCTCGGCGAACGTCTCGTGGGCCGCCCGGCGTATCGAGAGCGTGCCCGCGTTCAGACCGCGGGCCGCGTTCGCCCTCGGGTTCGCGGGGGCGCTCGCCGGTCTCGCCAGCCACCTGTTCGCGGACCTGTTGATGATACCCATCGCCGACAACCCGGTGGAACCTCTCTGGCCGTTCTCCCAGCAGACGGTCGCGCTCGGCGTGATGCACCCCGGCGACCCGGCGTGGAACTGGGGACTGTTGGCCGCGGGAATCGCCGTGCAGGTTCTCCTCTTTCTCGCGTTCGTTCCCCGGGTCCACGACCGGGTGCTGGCGGTCCGCGAGGGGCGCTCGCACGACTCGAATCGACCTCGATAG
- a CDS encoding VOC family protein, with protein MPDVRVDHVGIAVRSVADAEPLLELLGAEKLVHETDPTGAFRWAYYLLGDASRIELVEPVEGEASFLTDFLAENGPGMHHVTLEVADLNAAIAALEAEEVRVVDRTDYEGWAEAFVSPRNPTGVLLQLMEYRGPFTEGRPDPERLYIGGKRLGE; from the coding sequence ATGCCCGACGTACGCGTGGACCACGTCGGCATCGCGGTCCGCTCCGTGGCCGACGCCGAACCCCTGCTGGAACTGCTCGGGGCCGAGAAACTCGTCCACGAGACGGACCCGACCGGCGCGTTCCGGTGGGCCTACTACCTGCTGGGCGACGCCTCCCGAATCGAACTCGTCGAACCGGTCGAGGGGGAGGCGTCGTTCCTCACCGACTTCCTCGCCGAGAACGGGCCGGGGATGCACCACGTCACGCTCGAAGTCGCCGACCTGAACGCCGCGATAGCCGCGCTCGAAGCCGAAGAGGTCCGCGTCGTGGACCGGACCGACTACGAGGGGTGGGCCGAGGCGTTCGTCTCGCCGCGGAATCCGACCGGGGTCCTCCTCCAGTTGATGGAGTACCGCGGTCCCTTCACCGAGGGTCGGCCCGACCCCGAGCGACTCTACATCGGCGGGAAGCGATTGGGAGAGTAG
- a CDS encoding TIGR04024 family LLM class F420-dependent oxidoreductase, which produces MTDRTVHLPVAAQPSIDDIVSLTQRAEDRGYRRAWLPETWGRDAATVLSAMAERTEDIGIGPSILNVYSRSPALVGQTAATLQELSDGRMRLGIGPSGPAVIEGWHGQSFERPLRRTREYIDIVRKVLSGETVDYAGEEFTLGGFRLRSDPPETPVAIDAAGMGPKSVELAGRFADGWHALMLTPDGIRDRLEDLRRGAELGDRDPDDVRATLSMTCAVSEDGERARELARQHLAFYVGAMGTFYREALARQGYEETAEAVATAWGNGDPEAASAAIDDDLLSDLGAVGTPEEARAQLRKFENIDGLDRVAVSFPRGAEQDELEATIDALAPEE; this is translated from the coding sequence ATGACCGACCGAACCGTCCACCTGCCCGTCGCCGCGCAACCGAGTATCGACGACATCGTCTCGCTGACCCAGCGGGCCGAAGACCGCGGCTACCGACGGGCGTGGCTCCCCGAGACGTGGGGCCGGGACGCCGCGACAGTCCTCTCGGCCATGGCCGAGCGCACCGAGGACATCGGTATCGGGCCGTCGATTCTGAACGTCTACTCGCGGTCCCCGGCGCTCGTGGGCCAGACCGCCGCCACCCTGCAGGAACTCTCCGACGGTCGGATGCGCCTCGGCATCGGTCCCTCCGGTCCCGCCGTCATCGAGGGGTGGCACGGCCAGAGCTTCGAGCGACCCCTCCGTCGGACCCGCGAGTACATCGACATCGTCCGGAAGGTCCTCTCGGGCGAGACCGTCGATTACGCTGGCGAGGAGTTCACGCTCGGCGGGTTCCGTCTTCGGAGCGACCCGCCGGAGACGCCCGTCGCCATCGACGCGGCCGGGATGGGTCCCAAGTCGGTCGAACTCGCCGGGCGCTTCGCGGACGGGTGGCACGCCCTGATGCTCACGCCCGACGGGATTCGGGACCGCCTCGAAGACCTCCGACGGGGGGCCGAACTCGGCGACAGGGACCCCGACGACGTCCGCGCCACGCTCTCGATGACCTGCGCGGTCTCCGAGGACGGCGAGCGCGCCCGAGAACTCGCGCGCCAGCACCTCGCGTTCTACGTCGGCGCAATGGGCACCTTCTACCGGGAAGCCCTCGCGCGGCAGGGCTACGAGGAGACCGCCGAAGCGGTCGCCACGGCGTGGGGTAACGGCGACCCGGAGGCCGCCAGCGCGGCCATCGACGACGACCTGCTCTCTGACCTCGGCGCGGTGGGGACCCCCGAGGAGGCCCGCGCGCAACTCCGGAAGTTCGAGAACATCGACGGTCTGGACCGGGTCGCGGTGTCGTTCCCCCGCGGCGCGGAGCAGGACGAATTGGAAGCCACCATCGACGCGCTCGCCCCAGAGGAGTAG
- a CDS encoding S26 family signal peptidase has product MLRETDHVVELLREAGSSAAIVLVIGLVLFGASGVWPPMVAVESGSMELHMQRGDLVFLMDEQRFAPDVATRRTGVVTYRTG; this is encoded by the coding sequence GTGCTCCGGGAGACGGACCACGTCGTCGAACTCCTCCGTGAAGCCGGGAGCAGCGCCGCTATCGTCCTCGTAATCGGTCTCGTCCTGTTCGGTGCGAGCGGCGTCTGGCCGCCGATGGTCGCCGTCGAGAGCGGAAGCATGGAACTGCACATGCAGCGCGGTGACCTCGTATTTCTGATGGACGAACAGCGATTCGCGCCCGACGTCGCTACCCGAAGGACCGGCGTCGTCACCTATCGAACCGGCTAG
- a CDS encoding S26 family signal peptidase produces MFQRNGRERTTPIIHRARFWVNESENWYDEANPNHVPGDSCADVTNCPAPNAGFVTLGDANRYYDQAVGRSRPVRPSWIRGTAEVRVPYLGHIRLALQ; encoded by the coding sequence GTGTTCCAGCGAAACGGCAGAGAGCGGACGACACCCATCATCCACCGGGCGCGGTTCTGGGTGAACGAGTCGGAGAACTGGTACGACGAGGCGAATCCGAACCACGTGCCTGGTGACAGTTGCGCCGACGTTACCAACTGTCCGGCACCGAACGCCGGGTTCGTCACGCTGGGCGACGCCAACCGGTACTACGACCAAGCGGTCGGACGGAGTCGCCCGGTCCGACCGTCGTGGATTCGCGGGACCGCGGAGGTCCGGGTTCCGTACCTCGGCCACATCCGTCTCGCGCTCCAGTAA